The region CGCCCGCTACGACTGCGACGTCAACGACGTGGTCCTCGCCGTGATCGCCGGCGCGCTGCGCAACTGGCTGCTCTCGCGGGGCGAACCGGTGGCCACCACGACGACCGTGCGGGCCATGGCCCCGATGTCGGTCTACTCCGATGTCGAACACGACTCGACCAGTCCCGGCCAGGCCGTCAGCGAGGTCATGCCGTTCCTGGTGGACCTGCCGGTCGGCGAGGGCAATGCGGTGGTGCGCCTGTCGCAGATCTCGCACGCCATCGAGACCCACCCGACCGCGCCCAGCCTGGTCGACGCCCGCTCGATCGTCACGCTCTCCGGTTTCGCCCCGCCGACCCTGCACGCGATGGGCATCCGCGTCGCGACCAGCTTCTCGGCCCGGCAGTTCAACCTGCTGATCACCAACGCGCCGGGGGCGCAGAGCCAGATGTACGTCGCCGGCACCAAATTGTTGGAGAGCTACGCCGTGCCGCCGTTGCTGCACAACCAGGTGCTCGCGATCGGCGTCACCTCCTACAACGGCATGCTCTACTTCGGCATCAACGCCGACCGCGACGCGATGAGCGACGTCGACCTGCTGCCCGGCCTGCTGCGCGAGTCGCTCGACGAATTGCTCGATGCCGCCAGGTGATCGGCCTGTGAGATTACTGGGATTTGACGCAAGCCCGCCGATCAGAGTCGAATGACTCGAATGTCCACCTCTGAAGAGGAGCTCACCGCCGGCATCGCGGGCAGCTCCGTCCACTCCGAGACCACCGACGGCCCCATCCCGCATCCGGTCCTGGACATCCCGGTCGAGGAGCACAAGATCACCGCCTCCCGGGGCGTCGACTGGGTGGTGTTCGGCGTGACCGCCGTGATCGCCGTCGGGTTCCTGATCTGGGGATTCGTCAGCACCGGGAGTCTGGCCAGCGCCTCGAGCAACGCCCTGACCTGGGTGATGAACAACACCGGGTGGCTGTTCGTGCTCACCGGCACCGGGTTCGTCCTCTTCGTCCTCTGGCTGGCCCTGGGCCGGTACGGCACCATCCCGCTGGGCCGCGACGACGAGGAACCCGAGTTCAACGGCGTGTCGTGGGTCGCGATGATGTTCAGCGCCGGCATGGGCATCGGCCTGATGTTCTTCGGCGTGGCCGAACCGCTGTCGCACTTCTCGACGCCGCCGCCGGGCACCGGGCCCGAGGGCAACCCCGAGGCCGTGCAGAACGCGATGGCCACGACGCTGTTCCACTGGACGCTGCACCCGTGGGCGATCTACGCCGTCGTCGGTCTGTCCATCGCCTACGGCGTCTACCGCAAGGGCCGGCTGCAGCTGATCAGCGCGGCGTTCGAGCCGCTGATCGGGTCCCGGGCCAACGGGCCGTGGGGCAAGGTCATCGACATGCTGGCGATCTTCGCCACACTGTTCGGCTCGGCTGCCTCGCTGGGTCTGGGCGCGCTGCAGATCCGCAGCGGACTGCACCTCGTCGCCGGCATGAGCGAGACCGGCAACGCGATCCTCGTCGTCATCATCACGATCCTGACGGTGGCCTTCGTACTGTCGGCGGTCTCCGGTGTCGCCCGCGGCATCCAGTGGCTGTCCAACATCAACATGGTGCTGGCGGTGGTGCTGGCACTGTTCGTCTTCGTGGTCGGCCCCACAGTGTTCATCCTCAACCTGCTGCCGACCGCGTTGGGCAGCTACGCCGCCGACCTGCCGTCGATGTCGGCGCGCACCGGCGCCGAGGGCGCGGACGTCAACGCGTGGCTGCAGTCGTGGACGATCTTCTACTGGGCCTGGTGGGTGTCGTGGACGCCGTTCGTCGGCATGTTCATCGCGCGGATCTCGCGCGGCCGCACCATCCGCCAGTTCGTGGCCGGCGTGCTGCTGGTGCCCAGCCTGGTGTCGCTGATCTGGTTCGCGATCTTCGGCGGCGCGGCCATCAACGTCCAGCAGGGCGGGACCGACCTCGCCGGTGAGGGCACCGTCGAGCAGCAGCTGTTCACGTTGCTCGACCAGTATCCGATCGCCACGATCGCCAGCGTGATCGTGATGGTGCTGGTCGCGATCTTCTTCGTCTCCGGCGCCGACGCCGCCTCGATCGTGATGGGGTCGCTGTCGCAGAAGGGGACGATCAAACCCAGCCGCGGCACCGTGATCTTCTGGGGCGTGGCCACCGGCGCGGTGGCGGCGGTGATGCTGCTCGTCGGCGGTGAGGACGCGCTGAACGGGCTGCAGACCATCACGATCATCGCGGCCCTGCCGTTCCTGCTCGTCATGATCGGCATGGCGGTGGCCCTGGTGAAGGATCTGCGGCACGACCCGAAGATCGTGCGGCGCGAGTACGCCGCCGAGGCGGTCAACAGCGCGGTGATCGCTGGGGTGACCGCGCACGGCGACGACTTCATCATCTCGGTGGAGAAAGACCCCAACTGCGACGACGAGTCGACGACGGCACGCTGAGGGCAGCGCCCGCTACCCTCGGCTGGTGCGCGTCTTCGTCCCCGCAACCCTGGCCATGCTGCAGCGGCTGGTCGCCGAGGGATCGCTGCAGCCGGTCGGTGGGACCGCGTTCGCGGTGACGCCGACGCTGCGCGAGGCCTACTCTGACGGTGACGAGGACGAACTCGCCGACGTCGCGCTGCGCGAGGCCGCACTGGCGTCGTTGCGGCTCCTCGGCGAGGAACCCGCCGACGGCCTGCCCGCACGCCGGGCCGTGCTGGAGGCGGAGGTCGCCGACGACGCCGAGGTCACGGTGCGCCCAGACCTCGACGACGCCGTGGTGCGGCTGGCCGCCCCCGTCCCGATCGACCGCGTCATCGCCGCCTACGTCGACAACGCGGCGGCCGAGCCGGCCGTGCTGGCCGCCGTCGAGGTGATCGACGAGGCGGATCTGGGGGACGAGGACGCCGAGCTCACGGTCGGCGACGCCCAGGACCACGATCTGGCGTGGTATGCGCCACAGGAGCTCCCATTTCTGCTCGAGCTTCTCTGATGAGCTGGCTACGGTTGCGTAAGTTACGGTACCGTAGGTTGACATCCAGCGATTCGGCGGGAGATCCCATGGCCAAGACGACGATCAAGACCACTGCCAAGGTCGCCGACACGGTGCGGCCCGAGATCGCCGGCGCCAAGGAGAGGCCGGGCTGGCATCTTTTGCGCACCGTCGCAGGTCAGATCACCACGCCACTGCTGCCCGACGACTATCTGAAGCTGGCCAACCCGCTGTGGTCGGCACGCGAACTGCGCGGCAAGATCCTCGAGGTGCGCCGGGAGACCGTCGACTCGGCGACGCTGGTGATCAAGCCCGGGTGGGGTTTCTCGTTCGACTATCAGGCCGGTCAGTACATCGGCATCGGTGTCCTGGTCGACGGTCGGTGGCGGTGGCGGTCGTACTCGCTGACGTCGGTCCCCCTGGAACGCCGGTCCGCGGGCCGCGGCTCCCGCACCATCACCATCACGGTCAAAGCCATGCCCGAGGGGTTCCTGTCGACGCACCTGGTCGGTGGGGTTGCGCCTGGCACGATCGTGAGACTCGCCGCGCCGCAGGGCAATTTCGTGATGCCCGACCCGGCGCCGGCGTCGGTGCTGTTCCTCACCGCGGGCTCGGGGATCACCCCGGTGATGTCGATGCTGCGCACACTGGTCCGTCGCGGTCAGCTCGGCGATGTCGTGCACGTGCACTCCGCGCCGACCGAGTCCGAGGTGATGTTCGCCCCGGAACTGGCTGCGCTGGCGTCCGAGCACGGGAGTTACCGGCTGCACCTGCGCGCCACCCGCACCGCGGGCCGGCTGGATCTGGCTCGCCTCGACGAGATCG is a window of Mycolicibacterium chubuense NBB4 DNA encoding:
- a CDS encoding BCCT family transporter codes for the protein MSTSEEELTAGIAGSSVHSETTDGPIPHPVLDIPVEEHKITASRGVDWVVFGVTAVIAVGFLIWGFVSTGSLASASSNALTWVMNNTGWLFVLTGTGFVLFVLWLALGRYGTIPLGRDDEEPEFNGVSWVAMMFSAGMGIGLMFFGVAEPLSHFSTPPPGTGPEGNPEAVQNAMATTLFHWTLHPWAIYAVVGLSIAYGVYRKGRLQLISAAFEPLIGSRANGPWGKVIDMLAIFATLFGSAASLGLGALQIRSGLHLVAGMSETGNAILVVIITILTVAFVLSAVSGVARGIQWLSNINMVLAVVLALFVFVVGPTVFILNLLPTALGSYAADLPSMSARTGAEGADVNAWLQSWTIFYWAWWVSWTPFVGMFIARISRGRTIRQFVAGVLLVPSLVSLIWFAIFGGAAINVQQGGTDLAGEGTVEQQLFTLLDQYPIATIASVIVMVLVAIFFVSGADAASIVMGSLSQKGTIKPSRGTVIFWGVATGAVAAVMLLVGGEDALNGLQTITIIAALPFLLVMIGMAVALVKDLRHDPKIVRREYAAEAVNSAVIAGVTAHGDDFIISVEKDPNCDDESTTAR
- a CDS encoding DUF6912 family protein; the encoded protein is MVRVFVPATLAMLQRLVAEGSLQPVGGTAFAVTPTLREAYSDGDEDELADVALREAALASLRLLGEEPADGLPARRAVLEAEVADDAEVTVRPDLDDAVVRLAAPVPIDRVIAAYVDNAAAEPAVLAAVEVIDEADLGDEDAELTVGDAQDHDLAWYAPQELPFLLELL
- a CDS encoding ferredoxin reductase — protein: MAKTTIKTTAKVADTVRPEIAGAKERPGWHLLRTVAGQITTPLLPDDYLKLANPLWSARELRGKILEVRRETVDSATLVIKPGWGFSFDYQAGQYIGIGVLVDGRWRWRSYSLTSVPLERRSAGRGSRTITITVKAMPEGFLSTHLVGGVAPGTIVRLAAPQGNFVMPDPAPASVLFLTAGSGITPVMSMLRTLVRRGQLGDVVHVHSAPTESEVMFAPELAALASEHGSYRLHLRATRTAGRLDLARLDEIVPDWRRRQTWACGPEAMLEAAERTWKAAGVADALHLERFAVSKTAAHGSGGTVEFARTGKSLTVDGATSLMDAGETAGVQMPFGCRMGICQSCVVGLLDGYVRDLRTGVEHEPGSRVQTCVSAASGDCVLDV